In the genome of Saprospira sp. CCB-QB6, one region contains:
- a CDS encoding gliding motility-associated C-terminal domain-containing protein: MRLRSYLFSALLSLPAAIWAQEAIYVADNAQMSIGSADKMAVFGNMQLDGQLHSAAQGELQFYGQNWQQGPAAQLPGEGEIQFIQPNTLYNQQQSQQLAAASASLPKLMLNNNDGLYLLGEDAHVRQQLDLQAGLLFLDGQNLRLGDNGQAPSLRSYGDNSFVVSQGIAGSTDGDFLIIEGLGHGESKDFPLGLAAGEYSPAQISNQGEVDAYWVRLFANVYENGEMGALRNDASVGRTWEIREEQMGGSDLSLQLQSNSGMLGPDFNANEQQIVRYIGTWPNDLGGAPSMEEIGAWDNTGNCQPFISGGLGNSNGQLSLREGLDNFTDYTFYTVYNCQADFEFVVPSAFSPNDDGINDLWVIDLISLQEKRQVQVFNRWGDIVFESDDYQNNWNGKFGGQSLPDGTYYYVINLGGSLGRLTGPVTIVRN; this comes from the coding sequence ATGCGATTACGATCTTATCTTTTTTCGGCCTTATTGAGCCTGCCGGCTGCAATTTGGGCACAAGAGGCCATTTATGTGGCGGATAATGCCCAGATGAGTATTGGTTCGGCAGATAAAATGGCCGTTTTTGGCAATATGCAACTAGATGGGCAATTGCATTCTGCGGCTCAGGGAGAGCTGCAGTTTTATGGCCAAAACTGGCAGCAGGGTCCTGCTGCTCAACTGCCCGGAGAGGGCGAAATACAGTTTATTCAGCCCAATACACTTTATAACCAACAGCAGAGCCAACAATTGGCGGCGGCCTCGGCCTCTTTGCCCAAATTAATGCTCAACAATAACGATGGCCTCTATTTATTGGGAGAAGATGCCCATGTGCGCCAACAACTCGACCTTCAGGCGGGCTTGCTCTTTTTGGATGGGCAAAACCTGCGTTTGGGCGATAATGGCCAAGCCCCTAGTCTACGGAGCTATGGCGATAACAGCTTTGTGGTGAGTCAAGGCATTGCAGGCTCTACCGATGGCGACTTCCTCATTATTGAGGGCCTAGGTCATGGCGAAAGCAAAGATTTCCCCTTAGGTCTAGCCGCTGGCGAATATAGTCCCGCGCAAATTAGCAACCAAGGCGAGGTAGACGCCTATTGGGTCCGTCTCTTTGCCAATGTCTATGAAAATGGCGAGATGGGGGCCCTGCGCAATGATGCCTCTGTTGGCCGAACTTGGGAAATCCGAGAAGAGCAAATGGGCGGCAGCGACCTTAGCCTACAACTGCAATCGAATAGCGGCATGCTAGGGCCCGACTTTAATGCCAACGAACAGCAAATTGTCCGCTATATTGGGACTTGGCCCAATGATTTGGGAGGGGCCCCCTCTATGGAGGAAATTGGCGCTTGGGATAATACGGGCAACTGCCAGCCCTTTATTAGTGGCGGGTTGGGCAACTCTAACGGCCAATTGAGCCTGCGAGAGGGGCTAGACAATTTTACCGATTATACCTTCTATACGGTCTATAATTGTCAGGCTGACTTTGAGTTTGTCGTCCCTTCTGCTTTTAGCCCCAATGATGACGGCATTAATGACCTTTGGGTCATTGATTTGATTAGCCTACAAGAAAAACGACAGGTCCAAGTCTTTAACCGCTGGGGCGATATCGTTTTTGAATCAGACGATTACCAAAATAACTGGAACGGGAAATTTGGCGGACAAAGCCTGCCCGATGGTACCTATTATTATGTGATCAACCTTGGGGGCAGCCTTGGCCGCCTTACAGGCCCCGTCACTATTGTTCGCAACTAA
- a CDS encoding PorP/SprF family type IX secretion system membrane protein, protein MKFLYFFLGVAFLTNSLQAQQLPLFNEYSENSFVINPAMAGWDGQQILSASYRQQWTQIEEAPQTFALGYRQFLEKKNMGLAGHILRDQTGPSAYTAISASYAYQIQIGDEDKRAKFSRNRIALGLSLSAQQYELDGAKLSFNDAGDPVDLGQKDQLILPDASAGLLYIGDNVYFGVSANQLLQLQSKFETANQNQFSIIQRATHVQLQMGGRIPLHKEKQTPSVLFPSVWVKYAANAPMQINLGLRYIWNNMLGISANYVSNGSFLTHFSFRYNRQVQVGYTFTQPFGQYSYQLGQSHELGLSFTFNKNKDSWHYRH, encoded by the coding sequence ATGAAGTTTCTTTATTTTTTCTTGGGAGTGGCCTTCTTGACCAACTCTCTACAGGCTCAACAGCTACCTCTTTTCAATGAGTATAGCGAAAACTCTTTTGTGATCAACCCCGCTATGGCGGGCTGGGATGGACAGCAAATTCTAAGTGCTAGCTATCGCCAACAGTGGACACAGATTGAGGAAGCCCCGCAAACCTTTGCCCTAGGCTACCGACAGTTTTTGGAAAAGAAAAATATGGGCCTAGCTGGCCATATTCTTCGCGATCAGACTGGCCCTAGCGCCTATACCGCTATTTCGGCTAGCTATGCCTACCAAATCCAAATTGGCGATGAGGATAAACGCGCCAAGTTTAGCCGAAACCGCATTGCGCTGGGCCTCTCTCTTTCAGCCCAACAATATGAGCTGGATGGCGCTAAACTAAGCTTTAATGATGCTGGCGACCCCGTCGATTTGGGCCAAAAGGACCAGCTTATCCTGCCCGATGCTAGCGCTGGCCTGCTCTACATTGGCGATAATGTCTATTTTGGCGTCTCGGCCAACCAATTGCTACAACTGCAAAGCAAATTTGAAACAGCCAATCAAAATCAGTTCTCTATTATTCAAAGAGCTACACATGTTCAACTCCAAATGGGCGGAAGAATCCCATTGCATAAGGAAAAACAAACCCCTTCGGTCCTCTTTCCTTCTGTTTGGGTAAAATATGCCGCCAACGCCCCTATGCAGATAAACTTAGGCCTGCGCTATATCTGGAACAATATGCTGGGCATTTCAGCCAATTATGTAAGTAATGGCAGCTTCCTCACCCACTTTAGCTTCCGATACAACCGCCAAGTCCAAGTCGGCTACACCTTTACACAGCCCTTTGGCCAATATAGCTACCAACTTGGCCAAAGCCATGAGCTGGGCCTCTCCTTTACCTTTAATAAAAATAAGGATAGCTGGCACTACCGCCACTAA
- a CDS encoding response regulator has translation MLANNHQILAEKTILIAEDDPRNRRAIIQLFANWSPTTEILMALDGQQCLDIMAQRSVDLILLDWDMPRMNGLELLQELQKEKYLPYKSIPIVVYTGAMTESLHLAKALEYGAVDFLRKPAPPIELLARIKSILKQKEWQQQMKAAEAEVKTLQLKQLQKDLQQSLLVLAHKNELLLQLKTKIEDQSIQRPRLLREVNQLIEAEDYWLPFLQQFQQMEPDYQQKLMQIAPDISPAELRLAVLIRADLDSKSIAQLLNISPHGVKKSRYRIRKKLNLATHDSLDKYLKNI, from the coding sequence ATGCTCGCTAATAACCATCAAATTCTTGCCGAAAAAACAATACTAATTGCTGAAGATGATCCCCGAAATCGGCGCGCAATTATTCAACTTTTTGCCAATTGGTCGCCAACTACCGAAATCCTAATGGCCCTAGATGGCCAACAGTGCCTAGATATCATGGCCCAAAGATCCGTAGACCTAATCTTACTCGATTGGGATATGCCCCGAATGAACGGCCTCGAATTGCTGCAAGAACTCCAAAAAGAAAAATATCTGCCCTATAAAAGTATTCCGATTGTGGTCTATACTGGTGCCATGACAGAAAGTCTGCATTTGGCCAAAGCACTAGAATACGGAGCCGTAGATTTTCTCAGAAAACCCGCTCCCCCTATCGAGTTGTTGGCCCGAATTAAGTCAATCCTCAAACAAAAAGAATGGCAACAACAAATGAAGGCCGCAGAGGCCGAAGTGAAAACCCTACAACTCAAGCAACTCCAAAAAGACTTACAACAGTCGCTGCTGGTGTTAGCCCACAAAAATGAGCTATTACTCCAACTGAAAACTAAAATAGAAGACCAGTCTATTCAACGCCCCCGCCTCCTACGCGAAGTTAATCAACTCATCGAGGCAGAGGATTATTGGCTGCCTTTCCTCCAACAGTTCCAACAAATGGAACCCGACTACCAACAAAAGCTAATGCAAATTGCCCCAGATATCTCTCCCGCAGAACTTCGATTGGCTGTACTTATTCGGGCCGATCTCGATAGCAAAAGTATTGCTCAATTACTCAATATTAGCCCGCATGGCGTGAAAAAAAGCCGTTATAGAATACGGAAAAAATTAAATTTAGCTACCCATGATAGCTTAGATAAGTACCTGAAAAATATATAA
- a CDS encoding T9SS type A sorting domain-containing protein, whose translation MKDCFLLIFCSLFLPLGLSAQQNLSFEDWALDSQGIEQPLGWQTNNVYVPLISVNKSSLASEGQYSVHLSSNAFPPEGRAPGHLYTSFSLNQALQGLSFDLQVDSLRDGAYIELNIQAYQQGQLVYTDTIQFNRLQTNWSRRYINIPPQTMDSFRLEFIAKTFQTGFGYEGYASCYIDDIRLSQASSIRSFVENTFSFYPRPAQDRIWLKEIEQLDFEPRLYSLQGQLIRSWTKNSQELDISGLAAGQYLLVLQTAKGAYSQILQVH comes from the coding sequence ATGAAGGACTGTTTTTTACTAATTTTTTGCTCTTTGTTCTTGCCTCTGGGACTTTCCGCCCAGCAAAACCTCAGCTTTGAGGATTGGGCCCTAGATAGCCAAGGTATAGAACAACCGCTGGGCTGGCAGACCAATAATGTATATGTTCCCTTAATTTCAGTCAATAAAAGTAGTCTAGCTAGCGAGGGACAGTATAGCGTTCATCTTTCCTCAAATGCTTTTCCCCCAGAAGGGCGAGCGCCGGGGCATTTATATACTAGCTTTAGCCTAAACCAAGCCCTGCAAGGCTTATCTTTTGATTTGCAAGTAGACAGTCTCCGAGATGGGGCCTATATTGAGCTAAACATACAGGCTTATCAGCAAGGGCAGCTCGTTTATACAGATACCATTCAGTTTAATCGCTTGCAAACGAATTGGTCCAGACGCTATATCAATATTCCTCCGCAAACTATGGATAGTTTTCGTCTAGAGTTTATTGCAAAAACGTTCCAAACAGGCTTTGGCTATGAAGGCTATGCAAGCTGCTATATTGATGATATTCGTTTGTCTCAGGCTAGTAGCATTCGCTCTTTTGTAGAAAATACATTTTCTTTTTATCCACGCCCCGCCCAAGACAGAATCTGGCTCAAGGAGATCGAGCAGCTCGATTTTGAGCCCCGTTTATACAGTTTGCAAGGGCAGCTAATTCGCTCTTGGACCAAAAACAGCCAAGAACTAGATATATCAGGTTTGGCGGCAGGTCAGTATTTGCTAGTACTGCAAACGGCTAAAGGAGCCTATAGTCAAATTTTGCAGGTTCACTAG
- a CDS encoding ATP-binding protein — MKSIYIALFLLFSCSFEAGLMAQKGLDSLYQEYNQLSFSLKDREHKTQLLGQIINQETYRHPALALRQIDSLTAIQCKYGSFQQCMDANYRIRGSYYAALGQKLQALKYYRTYIDSAEISSWSGGYFLIDVGNIYYNFNLDPLARKLYERAEKIFREAQHQKGLSTVYGNYGLLAYKQDSLQAAIAYTKQAIYYQLQADTIPMQLAHAYTILGKMYEKSGDYEKAEKALNNGIKTFEKHQDISEYQQFRAYHLIAYAYLMGIYEKQGKSKKVLYILEDVLPRMEQKTIGVENIDYYISIADTYMEGNDLAKAYLSLQQAESLLKGEGSNYLRLSLDQAWAKYYHLSGEDKLAAKKWQDNFNQMKEMRKQDSHSLSLSELLLQQEKDHMIQLQKQELQNATQQGYYFLAILLISLLVLLLTSVFLWKIKTKNKILSNYAQIISRSNENKKTLLSVIGHDLRTPFNYLLHQSHILLERFQNEEGLVTYADLQQLEQSSKQIYLMMEELLQWVRLEDRDLSAHYQTENLSQLLLDVLEQEDDLLKQSAFNLNIELPKAIYLETDANLLKIIFRNMLMNAAKHSQAHEQIRLKAGLENNQLQVAIQNPGLLPSQTVENLRKEEQLERVFKGEGLGLRIIKQLSQQLGLTFEISQGERGYVAASLRWPPHTPIKLEEAARQAHQLEDSKETYSPRFLSTLQQQNLLQFEIYEAQPLYAALQKVQQEQANPADQRLFQLLEDAIYEGDRQKLEELYEIIEHAR; from the coding sequence ATGAAATCAATCTATATTGCCCTATTTCTGTTGTTTAGTTGTTCTTTTGAGGCGGGTTTAATGGCGCAAAAAGGTTTGGATAGCTTGTATCAGGAATATAATCAGCTGTCTTTTAGCTTAAAGGATCGAGAGCATAAGACTCAATTATTGGGACAGATTATCAATCAGGAAACCTATAGGCATCCTGCTCTGGCCCTTCGGCAAATTGACAGTTTAACGGCTATACAGTGTAAATATGGGAGTTTTCAGCAGTGCATGGATGCCAACTATCGAATTCGGGGAAGCTATTATGCGGCCTTGGGGCAAAAACTGCAGGCACTTAAATATTATCGGACCTATATAGATTCGGCCGAGATTAGTAGTTGGAGTGGAGGCTACTTCCTTATAGATGTGGGCAATATTTATTATAATTTCAACTTAGATCCCTTGGCGCGGAAACTCTATGAGCGGGCCGAGAAAATTTTTAGGGAGGCGCAGCATCAAAAGGGCTTGTCTACTGTTTATGGCAACTATGGATTGTTGGCCTATAAACAAGATAGTTTGCAGGCAGCCATCGCCTACACCAAGCAAGCCATTTATTATCAGTTGCAGGCCGATACGATTCCTATGCAGCTGGCCCATGCCTATACTATTTTGGGAAAGATGTATGAGAAATCGGGGGACTATGAGAAGGCCGAAAAAGCGCTTAATAATGGTATTAAAACCTTTGAGAAGCATCAGGACATTAGCGAGTATCAACAGTTTAGAGCCTATCATTTAATAGCTTATGCCTACCTGATGGGAATTTATGAGAAGCAGGGCAAAAGCAAAAAGGTCCTTTATATTTTAGAGGACGTTTTGCCCCGTATGGAGCAAAAGACTATAGGGGTAGAAAATATCGATTACTATATCTCTATTGCGGATACGTATATGGAGGGAAACGACTTAGCGAAGGCCTATTTAAGTTTGCAGCAGGCGGAAAGTTTGTTGAAGGGAGAGGGGAGCAATTATTTGCGTCTGAGTCTAGATCAGGCCTGGGCCAAATACTATCATCTTTCTGGGGAGGATAAGTTGGCGGCTAAAAAGTGGCAGGACAACTTCAATCAAATGAAGGAAATGCGCAAACAGGACAGCCACTCGCTTTCGCTGAGTGAGCTGTTGCTCCAACAGGAGAAAGATCATATGATCCAGCTGCAAAAGCAAGAGTTACAAAATGCAACGCAGCAAGGGTATTACTTCTTGGCCATTCTGCTAATTAGCTTGTTGGTTTTGCTGTTGACTAGTGTATTTCTTTGGAAAATCAAGACAAAAAATAAAATACTCAGCAATTACGCTCAAATTATTAGCCGATCCAATGAGAATAAAAAAACCTTGTTGTCAGTGATTGGGCACGACCTCAGAACCCCCTTCAATTACTTGCTCCATCAAAGCCATATCTTGCTCGAGCGCTTCCAAAATGAGGAGGGGCTGGTCACTTATGCTGACTTACAACAGCTAGAGCAAAGTAGTAAGCAAATTTACCTGATGATGGAGGAGTTGCTCCAATGGGTTCGCTTAGAAGATCGAGACCTTAGCGCTCACTACCAAACAGAAAACCTGAGCCAGTTGCTCTTAGATGTGCTTGAGCAAGAAGATGACTTGCTCAAGCAATCGGCCTTTAATCTAAATATTGAGTTGCCAAAAGCGATTTATCTAGAAACAGATGCTAATCTGCTCAAAATTATTTTCCGAAATATGCTGATGAATGCCGCTAAACATAGCCAGGCCCATGAGCAAATTCGCCTCAAGGCAGGCTTAGAGAATAATCAACTTCAGGTCGCTATCCAAAACCCAGGCTTATTACCTAGCCAAACGGTAGAGAATCTGCGCAAAGAAGAACAGCTCGAACGGGTGTTTAAGGGAGAAGGCCTTGGCCTGAGAATTATAAAGCAGCTAAGCCAACAACTAGGGCTAACATTTGAAATCAGTCAAGGCGAAAGAGGCTATGTGGCCGCTAGCCTTCGTTGGCCTCCTCACACGCCCATTAAGTTAGAAGAGGCGGCCCGTCAAGCGCATCAACTTGAAGACTCAAAAGAAACCTACTCTCCAAGGTTTTTAAGTACTTTACAGCAGCAAAATCTATTGCAATTCGAAATCTATGAGGCCCAACCGCTCTATGCCGCTTTGCAAAAGGTACAACAAGAACAAGCCAATCCCGCCGATCAACGATTGTTTCAACTCTTGGAAGATGCCATCTATGAAGGAGACCGCCAAAAACTAGAAGAACTTTACGAAATTATTGAACATGCTCGCTAA
- a CDS encoding efflux RND transporter permease subunit yields the protein MYIRYPKIIISGFLVLSLLGAWAASSRLGFSFNFEDFFPKGDPDLEFYNEFKQRFEPDDNFLLVALHRPEGVFEQEFLTKVREFSLSARSIEFELPKIGLSRWEEGKTLFTQEDGHYKVRPIVESNSLLQLEFPLKTPFSFTSIPAIHLEDTARYAADKEKILADPRLVNNFISADANTLVVILKTVDNIQQPPAEKLMAALRAKLAEMGFSDYHFLGRANFQTELVQMQIKEFILSTVVSFFLVLLIMWLIFRRFWGVFISLTSIALGLLLFVGVLGVLGRELDTMALLYPIIMIIVGTSDVIHVMSKYVDELSAGKGKTEAIQTTIKEIGMSVFLTSFTTSVGFLSLLSSRLGPIQNFGVNAAIGVMLAYGTVMLFSCTLLVLFDKDQIIKLRPLGESNKQWHGLFDWVHATSKNYPWRVVAGIAAVAIVAGIGVAQVNTNTQIKQILPKGAQVTQDFHFFEQNFSGFRPFELAVMAQGDHSLEDFEVIQAMDKVEQRLMESPAIRSTSSISWLYKSLHQAFHSGRSAYFKFPEKEKDFLKYQKLAGQLGNNNNLGMLVSEDQKYGRISARLLDVGGDSIRAFMADMQTFMETEIDTNVVKFRQTGTGVIVDKNSIYVRDSLLKGLGFAILVISLLMALLYRNLKMIVVALVPNILPLLIAGAILGYLQIPLEAGVAIVFAIIFGIAVDDTIHILGRYQLMKRRGLSTDEALKLTLRETGKAVTLTSVILFFGFLILLFSSNPPAVTIGLLISSTLFSALICDVFIIPVMLRAIHKD from the coding sequence ATGTATATTCGTTATCCAAAAATTATCATTAGCGGTTTTTTGGTCCTCTCGCTATTGGGGGCTTGGGCGGCTAGTAGTCGTTTAGGCTTTAGTTTTAACTTTGAGGACTTTTTTCCGAAGGGCGACCCCGACCTTGAATTTTACAATGAATTTAAGCAGCGTTTTGAGCCAGACGACAACTTTTTATTGGTGGCTTTGCATCGGCCAGAGGGGGTATTTGAGCAAGAATTTTTGACCAAAGTGCGGGAGTTTTCGCTTTCGGCCAGATCGATAGAATTTGAGCTACCCAAAATTGGTTTGAGTCGTTGGGAGGAGGGCAAAACCCTTTTCACGCAAGAAGACGGTCATTATAAAGTGCGGCCCATTGTAGAGAGCAACTCTCTTTTGCAGCTTGAATTTCCGTTAAAAACGCCTTTTTCCTTTACCAGTATTCCCGCTATTCATTTGGAGGATACGGCTCGTTATGCTGCTGATAAAGAGAAAATATTGGCTGACCCTCGTTTGGTCAACAACTTCATTTCGGCTGATGCCAACACCTTGGTGGTCATCCTCAAAACGGTGGATAACATTCAGCAGCCACCGGCTGAAAAATTGATGGCTGCTTTGCGGGCCAAGTTAGCGGAAATGGGCTTTTCGGACTATCATTTTTTAGGTCGGGCCAATTTTCAGACCGAGTTGGTTCAGATGCAAATTAAGGAGTTTATCCTCTCTACGGTGGTCTCTTTTTTCTTGGTTCTTCTGATCATGTGGCTCATTTTTCGGCGATTTTGGGGCGTTTTCATCTCCCTTACTTCTATTGCTTTGGGGCTATTGCTCTTTGTGGGGGTTTTGGGCGTTTTGGGCCGAGAGCTAGACACTATGGCCCTGCTCTATCCTATTATCATGATTATCGTTGGGACCTCCGATGTTATTCACGTCATGTCCAAATATGTAGATGAATTATCGGCGGGCAAGGGCAAAACGGAAGCCATACAAACCACCATCAAGGAGATTGGGATGTCTGTTTTTCTGACCTCTTTTACTACCTCTGTGGGTTTTTTGTCCCTACTCAGTTCTCGTTTGGGGCCCATTCAGAATTTTGGGGTCAATGCGGCCATTGGAGTGATGTTAGCCTATGGGACCGTCATGCTGTTTAGCTGTACACTTTTGGTCCTTTTTGATAAGGATCAGATCATCAAATTGCGGCCATTGGGAGAAAGCAACAAACAATGGCATGGTCTCTTTGATTGGGTGCATGCTACTAGCAAAAACTATCCTTGGCGGGTGGTGGCAGGCATTGCCGCAGTGGCTATTGTGGCGGGAATTGGGGTAGCGCAGGTCAATACCAACACCCAGATTAAGCAGATTTTGCCCAAGGGGGCGCAGGTAACCCAAGACTTCCATTTCTTTGAGCAAAACTTTAGTGGGTTTCGGCCTTTTGAGTTGGCCGTAATGGCTCAGGGCGATCATAGTTTAGAAGATTTTGAGGTCATTCAGGCCATGGACAAGGTGGAGCAGCGTCTGATGGAATCTCCAGCCATTCGATCCACGTCTTCTATTAGTTGGTTATATAAGAGCTTACATCAGGCCTTTCATTCGGGTCGATCGGCTTATTTTAAGTTCCCTGAAAAGGAGAAAGACTTTCTCAAATACCAGAAGTTGGCGGGGCAATTGGGGAACAACAACAATCTGGGCATGTTGGTCAGTGAGGACCAAAAATACGGTCGGATTTCGGCCCGTTTACTCGATGTTGGGGGCGATAGCATTCGGGCCTTTATGGCCGATATGCAAACCTTTATGGAAACGGAAATTGATACGAATGTGGTTAAATTTCGGCAAACGGGAACAGGAGTTATTGTAGACAAAAACTCGATTTATGTGCGCGACTCCTTACTCAAGGGTTTGGGATTTGCCATTTTGGTCATTAGTTTATTGATGGCTTTATTGTATCGCAACCTCAAGATGATTGTGGTGGCCTTGGTCCCCAACATTTTGCCATTATTGATTGCTGGGGCTATTTTGGGCTATTTACAGATTCCTTTAGAGGCTGGAGTAGCCATTGTTTTTGCCATTATTTTCGGCATTGCGGTCGATGACACCATTCATATTTTGGGTCGTTATCAGTTGATGAAAAGGAGGGGGTTAAGCACTGATGAGGCCTTAAAGCTGACCTTAAGGGAGACGGGCAAAGCGGTTACCTTAACTTCGGTCATTTTATTTTTTGGCTTTTTGATTCTGCTCTTTTCTTCCAATCCGCCGGCGGTCACCATTGGTTTATTGATTAGCTCGACGCTATTTTCGGCCCTCATTTGCGATGTCTTTATCATTCCTGTCATGTTGCGGGCCATTCATAAGGATTAG
- a CDS encoding tail fiber domain-containing protein, whose product MNSAQRDAISNAAGFDPQNANSLLIFNAELDQFQYWNTVTNSWLTIEDAQTLTLNNGLLSISGGNAVTLPAGSDNQNLSLAGNTLSIQNANSVDLTPYLDNTDAQTITLSGNTLTLSNGGSIDLTPYLDNTDAQTLSINGQDISITNGNTITLHADNDQQTISITGNTLSIQNANSVDLTPYLDNTDNQTVTLTGNTLSISNGNNIDLSPYLDNTDAQTITLSGNTLTVSNGGSIDLTPYLDNTDNQTIALSGNTLSIQNANSVDLSTYLDNTDAQTLSVSGNSLSIAGGNTVTLPTAWGLNGNTGTNSSNYLGTADNTGFQIGTNGTPRVYVSPSSYFTAIGPNRTENWSTVEISDSTANGFAGILVNANGGGSSQAGYSFYTNTAAEDASIFMDEGDQNKLKFALGNLINTASGRTAATRMVLTQAGDLGLGTTVPTARLDVDGQIRMRTGAAAGLVLTSDANGLASWQSPAATASIWTTTTAGSHYAISAFPLAAEIKHGDSDLNGDSFGFGNGVFWGTNPFEDTGMFTDGDQLILISPGDNDLIQFWEEDNHIKRAYIEQTGGQYFQTSDRNLKQNIQPITNAVSMLMQLNGYRYEHKLSEADLAKGEKPVPTIGIMAQEVAAVAPELAKKCEQGHFLVNYTGLIPILIEVSKEQQLIIDEQAATIEAQSKKLSDLEARMQRLEQLLNDKK is encoded by the coding sequence ATGAACTCTGCTCAACGAGACGCAATTAGCAATGCAGCGGGCTTTGACCCCCAAAATGCAAACTCACTCCTCATCTTCAACGCTGAGCTCGATCAGTTCCAATATTGGAATACTGTGACCAATAGCTGGTTAACTATTGAAGATGCTCAAACGCTAACACTTAACAATGGCCTGCTCTCTATCTCAGGCGGAAATGCCGTTACCCTACCCGCTGGTAGCGATAACCAAAACCTTAGCCTGGCCGGAAATACACTCTCTATCCAAAATGCTAACTCGGTAGATCTCACACCCTATTTGGATAATACCGATGCCCAAACAATTACCCTTAGCGGAAATACACTCACTCTCTCTAATGGTGGTAGCATTGATCTCACGCCCTATCTAGACAATACCGATGCCCAAACATTAAGTATCAACGGCCAAGATATTAGCATTACTAACGGGAATACAATTACACTCCACGCCGATAATGACCAACAAACTATTAGCATTACGGGAAATACACTCTCTATCCAAAATGCTAACTCGGTAGACCTTACACCTTATTTGGATAATACCGATAACCAAACGGTTACCCTTACAGGAAACACCCTCTCTATTTCTAATGGAAACAACATCGACCTTAGCCCTTATCTAGACAATACCGATGCCCAAACAATTACCCTTAGCGGAAATACCCTTACGGTTTCTAATGGCGGTAGCATTGACCTCACGCCCTATCTAGATAATACCGATAACCAAACTATCGCACTTTCTGGAAACACCCTTTCTATCCAAAATGCTAACTCGGTTGACCTTAGTACTTACCTAGACAATACCGATGCCCAAACGCTTTCTGTTTCTGGGAACAGCCTCTCCATTGCGGGAGGAAATACGGTCACTTTGCCTACTGCTTGGGGCCTAAATGGTAATACAGGAACCAATAGCTCCAACTATCTGGGAACAGCAGATAACACAGGCTTTCAAATTGGCACCAATGGAACGCCTAGAGTCTATGTATCGCCTAGCTCCTACTTTACGGCAATTGGCCCTAACCGTACAGAAAACTGGTCTACAGTAGAAATTAGTGACAGTACCGCTAATGGCTTTGCAGGTATCCTTGTTAATGCGAATGGCGGCGGAAGCTCTCAGGCAGGCTATAGCTTCTATACCAACACCGCAGCTGAAGATGCCTCTATTTTTATGGATGAAGGCGATCAAAATAAACTCAAATTTGCCTTAGGCAATCTTATCAATACTGCATCGGGTCGTACAGCCGCCACTCGCATGGTACTGACTCAGGCTGGCGACCTAGGACTTGGCACCACAGTTCCCACAGCCCGCCTAGATGTCGATGGCCAAATTCGCATGCGCACAGGGGCCGCCGCAGGACTCGTTTTAACCTCTGATGCCAACGGTTTGGCTAGCTGGCAATCACCTGCTGCAACTGCTTCTATTTGGACCACAACTACAGCTGGTTCTCACTACGCAATTTCTGCCTTTCCTTTGGCTGCCGAAATTAAGCATGGAGATTCTGACTTGAATGGAGACAGCTTTGGTTTCGGTAATGGGGTATTCTGGGGAACCAACCCATTTGAAGACACGGGAATGTTCACTGATGGCGACCAATTGATTTTGATCTCTCCCGGTGACAACGATCTCATTCAGTTCTGGGAAGAAGATAACCATATCAAGAGAGCCTATATTGAGCAAACTGGTGGACAATATTTTCAGACCTCAGACCGCAATCTCAAACAAAATATTCAACCTATTACTAATGCGGTTTCTATGCTCATGCAACTAAATGGTTACCGTTATGAGCATAAATTATCAGAAGCCGATTTGGCCAAAGGAGAAAAGCCCGTTCCTACTATTGGTATCATGGCCCAAGAAGTAGCTGCTGTAGCTCCTGAATTGGCCAAAAAATGTGAACAAGGACATTTCCTTGTTAACTACACGGGCTTGATTCCCATCTTGATTGAAGTAAGTAAAGAACAACAACTCATTATTGATGAGCAAGCAGCTACTATTGAGGCCCAAAGCAAAAAGCTTTCTGATTTGGAAGCGCGTATGCAGCGCCTAGAGCAATTGCTCAACGACAAAAAGTAG